One region of Pirellulales bacterium genomic DNA includes:
- a CDS encoding NADH-quinone oxidoreductase subunit N — MNFQELVNNLRLDTIDVSLPGFRPELAICATIVVMLLLRLPRFRVDAFYVALAGSVAALVLAAPWRYLGSEPVVGGSPYPTELFTGMLLFDGFTVYFRSVLLIFAVLFLVMTRLSGIPDSEDGADFYTLILGATLGMCIMASANHLLMIFLGVEMASVPSYALAGILKGRRQSSEAALKYSVFGAGTAGVMLYGISLLAGATGSAHIPTIVSQLTTMSAEAFGQREAVLMLGGLMMAVGLAFKLSAVPFHFWCPDVFEGASAEVDAFLSVASKAAAMALLIRVGIGFAHQAQVAEPVALHDRQAQVTLVANVQDVPDAEPAPGEGLKRDLALIDLGKAGQLELDLDAKPTVLERSRDYIVGVIAFLAAITCTFGNLAAYAQTNIKRLFAYSTIAHAGYMMMPAAAAVALIGRDDGAAEQSVAAVAFYVGVYLFMNLGAFAVVAFLRNAMRSEEIKDYAGLIRTSPGLVVCFSIILISLIGLPFFSGFIAKWLAFYALVPAKLYWLLVVGGLNTALSLFYYLRIVKTMTMDPEPADRLPVDFSMVSAEGAFVALITLPVVVLGVAWDQLYQWAAVASHQLLN; from the coding sequence GTGAATTTTCAGGAACTGGTCAATAATCTGCGGTTAGACACGATCGACGTGTCGCTCCCTGGCTTCCGGCCGGAGTTGGCGATCTGCGCGACGATCGTCGTTATGCTGCTGCTTCGTTTGCCGAGATTTCGGGTCGACGCGTTTTACGTGGCGCTGGCCGGTTCGGTGGCGGCGCTCGTGCTGGCGGCCCCCTGGCGCTACCTGGGCAGCGAACCGGTCGTGGGGGGCAGCCCCTACCCGACCGAGCTTTTCACCGGCATGCTGCTGTTCGACGGCTTCACCGTCTATTTCCGCTCGGTGCTCTTGATCTTTGCCGTGTTGTTTCTGGTAATGACGCGCCTGTCGGGCATTCCCGATTCGGAAGATGGCGCCGACTTCTACACGCTCATCCTGGGCGCGACGCTGGGCATGTGCATCATGGCCTCGGCGAATCATCTGTTGATGATTTTCCTGGGCGTCGAGATGGCCAGCGTTCCGTCGTACGCCTTGGCTGGCATTCTCAAGGGACGCCGGCAGAGCAGCGAAGCGGCACTCAAGTATTCCGTCTTCGGCGCCGGCACCGCGGGCGTCATGCTCTACGGCATCAGCTTGCTGGCCGGTGCGACGGGCTCGGCCCACATCCCCACGATTGTTTCGCAGCTCACCACGATGTCGGCCGAAGCGTTCGGCCAGCGCGAGGCGGTGCTGATGCTCGGGGGCCTGATGATGGCCGTCGGCCTGGCGTTCAAGCTGTCGGCCGTGCCGTTCCATTTCTGGTGCCCGGACGTGTTCGAGGGGGCCAGCGCCGAGGTGGACGCGTTTTTGTCCGTCGCGTCGAAGGCGGCGGCCATGGCCTTGTTGATTCGCGTCGGCATTGGCTTCGCGCACCAGGCGCAAGTCGCGGAGCCCGTGGCCCTGCACGACCGGCAAGCCCAAGTGACACTCGTCGCGAACGTACAGGACGTGCCGGATGCCGAACCTGCTCCGGGCGAAGGGCTCAAGCGCGATCTGGCCCTTATCGACCTCGGTAAGGCCGGGCAGTTGGAGCTGGATCTCGACGCCAAGCCGACCGTGCTCGAGCGCAGCCGTGATTACATCGTGGGCGTAATCGCCTTTCTGGCCGCGATTACTTGCACGTTCGGCAACCTGGCCGCTTATGCTCAGACGAATATCAAGCGGCTGTTCGCCTATTCGACGATTGCCCACGCCGGCTACATGATGATGCCGGCCGCGGCTGCGGTGGCCCTCATCGGGCGCGACGACGGTGCCGCCGAACAAAGCGTGGCGGCCGTAGCCTTCTACGTCGGCGTGTACTTGTTCATGAACCTGGGGGCGTTCGCCGTCGTGGCTTTCCTGCGGAACGCCATGCGTAGCGAAGAGATCAAGGACTACGCCGGCCTGATCCGCACGTCGCCGGGCCTGGTCGTGTGCTTTTCGATCATTTTGATCAGCCTGATCGGCTTGCCGTTCTTCAGCGGCTTCATCGCCAAGTGGCTGGCGTTCTACGCGCTCGTGCCGGCCAAGTTGTACTGGCTGCTGGTCGTGGGCGGATTGAACACCGCGCTCAGCCTGTTCTATTACCTGCGGATCGTCAAGACGATGACCATGGATCCCGAGCCGGCGGATCGTTTGCCGGTCGATTTCTCGATGGTCTCGGCCGAGGGAGCGTTCGTCGCTCTTATCACGCTGCCGGTTGTCGTGCTGGGCGTGGCCTGGGATCAACTGTATCAGTGGGCCGCGGTGGCCAGTCATCAATTGCTGAACTAA